The Brachyhypopomus gauderio isolate BG-103 chromosome 17, BGAUD_0.2, whole genome shotgun sequence genome includes a window with the following:
- the cln8 gene encoding protein CLN8 produces MVVIHIHPGSVPLWSLFTFIPVLSRYLRVFNRQIHVESSSQRSTDYACRRSPLRSINSEFALTGGWCVTCGPRWSGCWTVWTLPLAGMAAPPREEPLGLRDLLEQDFSSWDLRLRVVGLGFLFYTFIFLISHFLSHVVSVTYRSLPAKEKVFWDLALTRALFGVQGSVAGLRALTEDGALFTEKLRGQTGWSWFTVLTATGFFLFENLALHCSGLVFGSLDPALAVHHAFALAGYTGAVVGDTLGHFLPVITLLLEMSTPFTCVSWLMLKAGWSRTLFWRANQWVMIHMFHCRMVLTYYMWWVCWSHWEEMNTRVSLVSRVIFFTGLTLLTIIINPLWTHKKTMQLLSPVDWNFSDRPVPENGPRRDKPHSN; encoded by the exons ATGGTCGTTATTCACATTCATCCCGGTTCTGTCCCGTTATGGTCGTTATTCACATTCATCCCGGTTCTGTCCCGTTATCTTCGGGTTTTTAATCGTCAGATCCACGTTGAATCGAGTTCTCAGCGCTCGACTGATTACGCCTGCAGACGTTCCCCGTTACGCTCGATCAACTCCGAGTTCGCTTTAACCG GTGGTTGGTGTGTGACCTGTGGGCCTCGCTGGTCGGGGTGTTGGACGGTGTGGACGCTCCCGTTAGCCGGGATGGCGGCGCCCCCCCGTGAGGAGCCGCTGGGCCTCCGCGACCTCTTGGAGCAGGACTTCTCCTCCTGGGACCTCCGCTTACGGGTGGTGGGGCTGGGCTTCCTCTTCTACaccttcatcttcctcatctcACACTTCCTCTCCCATGTAGTGTCGGTGACCTACCGCAGCCTGCCTGCCAAAGAaaag GTGTTCTGGGATCTGGCTCTCACACGTGCGCTGTTTGGCGTGCAGGGCTCCGTGGCGGGCCTGCGGGCCCTCACCGAGGACGGGGCCTTGTTCACCGAGAAGCTGCGTGGGCAGACGGGCTGGTCCTGGTTCACCGTGCTGACCGCCACGGGCTTCTTCCTGTTTGAGAACCTGGCGCTGCATTGCTCCGGGTTGGTGTTCGGCTCACTGGACCCGGCCCTGGCCGTCCACCACGCCTTCGCCCTGGCCGGCTACACTGGGGCGGTGGTGGGTGACACGCTCGGACACTTCCTACCCGTGATCACCCTGCTGTTGGAGATGAGCACGCCCTTTACCTGCGTGTCCTGGCTCATGCTGAAG GCCGGTTGGTCGCGGACTCTGTTCTGGAGGGCGAACCAGTGGGTGATGATTCACATGTTCCACTGCAGGATGGTTCTCACGTACTACATGTGGTGGGTGTGCTGGAGTCACTGGGAGGAGATGAACACTCGCGTGTCCCTGGTCTCCAGAGTGATCTTCTTCACAggcctcactctcctcaccatcatcatcaaccCCTTGTGGACACACAAGAAGACCATGCAGCTGCTCAGCCCCGTGGACTGGAACTTCAGTGACAGACCGGTGCCGGAAAACGGGCCGAGACGAGACAAGCCCCACTCCAACTGA